A single Acidimicrobiia bacterium DNA region contains:
- a CDS encoding CDP-alcohol phosphatidyltransferase family protein, with translation MTSGASGARSDRRERSALASERTPASRVSRLAESERVKRFSDSAIATPANFVTVARLVLAVPTLLLIADRGSTWLTVTLWFVLACTDRLDGWLARRDGATRSGAFLDPLADKFLVIGGFFALGLRGDFSWAAVTIVAVREVGISIYRSFAGRRGISLPALQMGKWKAFFQFLAVGIVLFPPTYEWATVHDTILWIAIALTVVSALDIVRRGWKQQTQRAADAG, from the coding sequence GTGACATCCGGCGCCAGCGGCGCGCGCAGCGACCGGAGGGAGCGCAGCGCGCTCGCCAGCGAGCGAACGCCCGCGAGCCGGGTATCCCGGCTCGCAGAGAGCGAGCGCGTCAAAAGGTTCAGCGACAGCGCGATCGCCACACCGGCGAACTTCGTCACCGTCGCACGGCTGGTGCTCGCCGTGCCCACGCTGCTGTTGATCGCGGATCGCGGTTCCACCTGGCTCACGGTGACCCTGTGGTTCGTGCTCGCGTGCACCGACCGGCTCGACGGCTGGCTCGCACGCCGCGACGGGGCGACGCGCTCGGGCGCGTTCCTCGATCCCTTGGCCGACAAGTTCCTCGTGATCGGTGGGTTCTTCGCGCTCGGTCTTCGCGGCGACTTCTCGTGGGCCGCAGTCACCATCGTCGCGGTGCGCGAGGTGGGGATCTCGATCTACCGGTCGTTCGCGGGGCGCCGTGGCATCTCGCTCCCGGCGCTCCAGATGGGCAAGTGGAAGGCGTTCTTCCAGTTCCTCGCGGTCGGCATCGTGCTCTTCCCGCCCACCTACGAGTGGGCGACGGTGCACGACACGATCCTCTGGATCGCGATCGCGCTCACGGTGGTGTCGGCGCTCGACATCGTGCGCCGAGGGTGGAAGCAGCAGACGCAGCGGGCCGCCGATGCGGGTTGA
- a CDS encoding type II toxin-antitoxin system VapC family toxin: protein MRASLALADTSLFIALELERPLSGDPPEQISVSVVTIGELRLGVLAAADGPTRARRLDTLTLAEVLEPLPVDRDVASVWAVLRLALRDAGRRMPMNDSWIAATALTYEMPVVSRDADYDGVPGLDVIRV from the coding sequence GTGAGGGCATCACTCGCCCTCGCCGACACCTCGCTCTTCATCGCGCTCGAGTTGGAGCGTCCGCTGAGTGGTGACCCGCCGGAGCAGATCAGCGTGTCCGTCGTGACGATCGGCGAACTCCGCCTCGGCGTGCTCGCGGCTGCCGACGGCCCGACGCGTGCGCGGCGACTCGACACCCTGACGCTCGCAGAGGTGCTCGAGCCGCTGCCGGTCGACCGCGACGTCGCGTCAGTGTGGGCCGTCTTGCGACTTGCATTGCGCGACGCGGGCCGTCGCATGCCGATGAACGACTCGTGGATCGCGGCGACTGCGCTCACGTACGAGATGCCCGTCGTCTCCCGGGACGCCGACTACGACGGCGTTCCCGGCCTCGACGTGATCCGCGTCTGA
- the rimO gene encoding 30S ribosomal protein S12 methylthiotransferase RimO, translating to MNEPMFWVETLGCPKNAVDSDKVVASLVADGLAAASGPDEADVVVVNTCAFIEAARQESIDTILALAAVRKPGAKLVVTGCLAERAGDELAAALPEVDAVVGFAGEGSLAQVVSLGPPRRKPTGVRDLLELPRAAPSLPWAYVKIAEGCDRACAFCAIPSFRGKQRSRTPESIEAEVRGLVNGGVAEIVLVAQDLAWYGRDAGEPGSLEPLLRRLDRLASDGLARVRLLYLYPSEVRDPLVATMLELPTVVPYFDLSLQHADPALLRAMKRWGSGERFLSMIESIRAEEPDAAFRSSFIVGFPGEDEAQHDALLAFLEAAQLDWAGFFAFSREDGTPAASLPGAVPEYLVGEWLRECEDVQEPITRGARDGLVGAEISVLVDGRDEDSGVLVGRTYREAPEIDGVVHLDAEWARPGALVRAHVTDAFGTDLVAKGLP from the coding sequence GTGAACGAGCCAATGTTTTGGGTCGAGACTCTCGGCTGCCCGAAGAACGCGGTCGACTCCGACAAGGTCGTGGCGTCCCTCGTGGCCGACGGGCTCGCGGCTGCCTCCGGCCCCGACGAGGCCGACGTCGTCGTGGTGAACACGTGTGCGTTCATCGAGGCTGCGCGCCAGGAGTCGATCGACACCATCCTGGCGCTGGCGGCCGTCCGCAAGCCGGGGGCGAAGCTCGTGGTCACCGGCTGCCTCGCGGAGCGCGCCGGCGACGAGCTCGCCGCCGCGCTGCCCGAGGTCGACGCCGTCGTGGGGTTCGCGGGCGAGGGTTCGCTTGCCCAGGTGGTGTCGTTGGGTCCACCGCGCCGGAAACCGACCGGCGTCCGCGATCTCCTCGAGCTGCCGCGGGCCGCCCCTTCGCTGCCGTGGGCCTACGTGAAGATCGCGGAGGGCTGCGACCGCGCATGCGCGTTCTGCGCGATCCCGTCGTTCCGCGGCAAGCAACGGTCGCGCACACCCGAGTCGATCGAAGCCGAGGTGCGCGGGCTGGTAAACGGCGGCGTCGCCGAGATCGTGCTGGTCGCGCAGGACCTCGCGTGGTACGGGCGCGACGCGGGCGAGCCGGGTTCACTCGAGCCGTTGCTCCGCCGCCTCGATCGTCTCGCGTCCGACGGGCTCGCCCGTGTGCGCCTCCTCTACCTGTATCCGAGCGAGGTGCGCGACCCGCTGGTGGCGACGATGCTCGAGCTCCCGACGGTCGTCCCCTACTTCGACCTGTCGCTCCAGCACGCGGACCCCGCGCTGCTGCGCGCGATGAAGCGGTGGGGGAGCGGCGAGCGCTTCCTTTCGATGATCGAGTCGATCCGCGCGGAGGAGCCCGACGCTGCGTTCCGGTCGTCGTTCATCGTGGGCTTCCCGGGCGAGGACGAAGCGCAGCACGACGCGCTCCTCGCGTTTCTCGAAGCCGCGCAACTCGACTGGGCAGGGTTCTTCGCGTTCTCGCGTGAGGACGGCACGCCCGCGGCGTCGCTCCCGGGCGCGGTACCGGAGTACCTGGTGGGAGAGTGGCTGCGCGAGTGTGAAGACGTGCAGGAGCCCATCACGCGCGGCGCGCGCGACGGGCTTGTGGGCGCCGAGATCTCCGTGCTCGTCGACGGGCGTGACGAAGATTCCGGCGTGCTCGTCGGTCGCACCTATCGCGAGGCTCCCGAGATCGACGGCGTGGTGCATCTCGACGCCGAATGGGCGCGCCCCGGCGCGCTCGTCCGCGCGCACGTCACCGACGCGTTCGGCACCGACCTCGTGGCCAAGGGCCTGCCGTGA
- a CDS encoding type II toxin-antitoxin system prevent-host-death family antitoxin, with translation MDEIPARELRNDVSAVLRRVESGERLRVTVQGRPVADLVPLPMRPRSMRWDAFRAALERGRADAALADELRELLPDTTDDAPIR, from the coding sequence ATGGACGAGATCCCGGCCCGCGAGCTGCGCAACGACGTGAGCGCCGTGCTCCGGAGGGTCGAGTCGGGCGAGCGCCTCCGGGTCACCGTGCAGGGACGCCCGGTCGCCGATCTCGTTCCGCTGCCGATGCGCCCCCGGTCGATGCGCTGGGACGCGTTCCGGGCCGCTCTGGAACGCGGTCGCGCCGACGCCGCGCTCGCCGACGAGCTGCGCGAGTTGCTTCCCGACACCACCGACGATGCACCGATCCGGTGA
- a CDS encoding ATP/GTP-binding protein: MKLVVAGGYAVGKTTFVGTISEIEPLTTEADITVESLGVDFPGPVTTKTGTTVAMDFGRITLGPDMVLYLFGTPGQDRFLFLWDELVRGAVGGIVLVDTRRVADCFPAVDYFEHLGIPFVVAVNLFHGVYRHHPREVREALSVPANVPVVLCDARNRLHVKETLVLLVEGALRRAQMASATT, encoded by the coding sequence ATGAAGCTCGTGGTCGCCGGTGGTTACGCCGTGGGCAAGACCACGTTCGTGGGCACCATCTCCGAGATCGAGCCCCTCACCACCGAGGCCGACATCACGGTCGAGAGCCTGGGCGTCGACTTCCCCGGGCCGGTGACCACGAAGACCGGCACGACGGTTGCGATGGACTTCGGGCGGATCACGCTCGGGCCCGACATGGTGCTGTACCTGTTCGGCACGCCGGGCCAGGACCGGTTCCTGTTCCTCTGGGACGAGCTCGTGCGCGGCGCCGTCGGCGGGATCGTGCTCGTCGACACCCGGCGCGTCGCGGACTGCTTCCCGGCCGTCGACTACTTCGAGCACCTGGGCATCCCGTTCGTCGTCGCGGTGAACCTCTTCCACGGTGTGTACCGGCATCACCCGCGCGAGGTGCGCGAGGCCCTGTCGGTGCCGGCCAACGTGCCGGTGGTCCTCTGTGACGCGCGCAACCGACTCCACGTGAAGGAGACGCTGGTGCTCCTCGTGGAGGGCGCGCTCCGCCGAGCACAGATGGCAAGCGCAACGACATAG
- a CDS encoding roadblock/LC7 domain-containing protein — MTQLSTEARNLNWLVSNFVERVPGVKEATVVSSDGLLIALSDGLDRSSGDRLAAVSAGLLSIAKGASAPIGGGRVYEVIVEMDQAMLFVMRVSDTSVLAVTTERPCDVGLVGYEMAVLVEKCASALTPGLVSELQTLLPRSAIR; from the coding sequence ATGACCCAGCTCAGCACGGAGGCGCGCAACCTCAACTGGCTCGTGTCCAACTTCGTCGAGCGTGTGCCGGGTGTGAAGGAGGCGACGGTGGTGTCGTCCGACGGCCTTCTCATCGCGCTGTCCGACGGGCTCGACCGGAGCTCCGGCGATCGCCTCGCCGCGGTGTCGGCCGGGCTCCTCAGCATCGCCAAGGGCGCTTCGGCGCCCATCGGTGGCGGCCGCGTGTACGAGGTGATCGTCGAGATGGACCAGGCGATGCTCTTCGTGATGCGTGTGAGTGACACGTCGGTGCTCGCGGTCACGACGGAACGTCCGTGTGACGTCGGCCTCGTCGGCTACGAGATGGCGGTCCTCGTCGAGAAGTGTGCGAGCGCGCTGACACCGGGTCTCGTATCGGAGCTGCAGACGTTGCTCCCGCGATCGGCGATCCGGTGA
- a CDS encoding DUF742 domain-containing protein codes for MDEEPSGTEQDVLDLPRRGVVRPYVLTRGRTSSSLGAFELHAPVLALVATEQLGRHATPEDRKIIELCQTPTSVAELAARLGTPVGVVRVLVGDLADAQMVQVRQATEERAEHRDVRLLERLLEGIRAL; via the coding sequence ATGGACGAGGAGCCCTCGGGTACAGAGCAGGACGTGTTGGATCTTCCGCGCCGCGGGGTCGTGCGCCCGTACGTGCTCACGCGTGGACGTACGAGCTCGTCGCTCGGCGCGTTCGAGCTGCACGCTCCGGTGCTCGCTCTGGTCGCGACGGAGCAGCTCGGCCGGCATGCCACCCCGGAGGACCGCAAGATCATCGAGCTGTGCCAGACCCCCACGTCGGTCGCAGAGCTCGCGGCGCGCCTCGGCACCCCGGTCGGAGTCGTGCGCGTGCTCGTCGGCGACCTTGCCGACGCGCAGATGGTGCAGGTGCGACAGGCAACAGAAGAACGCGCCGAGCATCGCGACGTGCGGCTGCTCGAACGGCTGTTGGAGGGTATCCGTGCACTCTGA
- a CDS encoding tyrosine-protein phosphatase, protein MTLRRVAFEGPINFRDLGGYPVEGGGHVRWGRLYRSDSLHTITPDDVPMLRELGVRTAIDFRSSDEIDRLGIGPLGEVSVRHVHCPTFDGARTEEPPMFEGKTAAEFYALMMDRGAGAYVAALESLTEPGALPSVFFCVAGKDRTGCFAALVLGLLGVSNDDIVLDYALTQEIVPILTARRLERDGPEVDAERWKHIPPDLREARVHVMEELVGIMHERWGSWEGYAGAAGIGTEVVARLREELLGGGAQ, encoded by the coding sequence ATGACACTCCGGCGAGTCGCGTTCGAAGGGCCGATCAACTTCCGCGACCTCGGCGGCTACCCCGTGGAGGGCGGAGGGCACGTGCGGTGGGGCCGTCTCTACCGCAGCGACTCGCTCCACACGATCACGCCCGACGACGTGCCTATGCTGCGCGAGCTCGGTGTTCGTACCGCCATCGACTTCCGCTCCAGCGACGAGATCGACCGCCTCGGCATCGGGCCGCTCGGCGAGGTCTCCGTCCGTCACGTGCACTGCCCCACGTTCGACGGCGCGCGCACAGAGGAACCCCCGATGTTCGAGGGAAAGACGGCCGCGGAGTTCTACGCGCTCATGATGGACCGCGGCGCCGGCGCGTACGTGGCCGCGCTCGAATCGCTGACCGAGCCGGGCGCGCTCCCCTCGGTGTTCTTCTGCGTCGCCGGAAAGGACCGCACCGGATGCTTCGCGGCGCTCGTGCTCGGTCTCCTGGGCGTCTCGAACGACGACATCGTGCTGGACTATGCGCTCACGCAGGAAATCGTGCCGATCCTCACCGCGCGCCGTCTCGAGCGCGACGGGCCTGAGGTCGACGCCGAGCGCTGGAAGCACATCCCGCCGGACTTGCGCGAAGCGCGAGTCCACGTGATGGAAGAGCTCGTCGGAATCATGCACGAACGCTGGGGAAGCTGGGAGGGATACGCCGGCGCCGCGGGAATCGGCACCGAAGTAGTGGCGCGCCTCCGCGAGGAACTTCTTGGAGGCGGCGCTCAGTAA
- a CDS encoding GNAT family N-acetyltransferase, translating into MARSRTDQTVVWGIASGLLFLVAATLFAAALTVDDDASWICAGLASLLGLLAVVSFSLALAVHFELWPYPPEPDRQTTPRSGSVQLTRRPADASDTEFARDAHHRAYRDVVERQFGSWNREEQDGFFDRNWAGGGVEVLLCDDTPCGYVAVEQRTDDLYVRELVILPEFQNRGIGSAVLAETLDLANSRDAPVHLQVLRENRARLLYERLGFTETGRTSTHVLLERGTRRPEPTVTPP; encoded by the coding sequence GTGGCCCGGAGCCGGACCGACCAGACAGTCGTCTGGGGCATCGCGAGCGGCCTGTTGTTCCTCGTTGCGGCGACCCTCTTTGCCGCCGCGCTCACGGTGGACGACGACGCCTCGTGGATCTGTGCCGGCCTCGCTTCACTCCTCGGTCTGCTCGCTGTTGTGTCCTTCTCCCTCGCTCTCGCCGTGCACTTCGAGCTCTGGCCCTACCCACCAGAGCCCGACCGGCAGACCACTCCTCGCAGCGGCTCGGTGCAGCTGACCCGCCGGCCCGCCGACGCATCCGACACGGAGTTCGCCCGGGACGCGCATCACCGCGCCTACCGAGACGTCGTCGAGCGCCAGTTCGGGAGCTGGAACCGGGAGGAGCAAGACGGGTTCTTCGACCGCAACTGGGCAGGTGGCGGGGTCGAGGTGCTGCTGTGCGACGACACCCCGTGCGGTTACGTCGCCGTCGAGCAGCGAACGGACGACCTCTACGTCCGTGAGCTCGTGATCCTCCCGGAGTTCCAGAATCGAGGGATCGGCTCGGCAGTCCTCGCAGAGACACTCGACCTCGCGAACAGCCGGGACGCCCCGGTGCACCTGCAAGTGCTCCGCGAGAACCGCGCGCGGTTGCTCTACGAGCGGCTGGGCTTCACGGAAACCGGCCGCACCTCCACGCACGTTCTCCTCGAGCGCGGCACCCGCCGACCGGAACCTACGGTCACGCCACCATGA
- a CDS encoding competence/damage-inducible protein A produces the protein MRVDVLAIGTELLLGQIVDTNSSWIGEQLSAAGLDTCEHRKVGDNLGRMVQCLRELLDRADAVIVCGGIGPTPDDVTREAVAEVMGVELERREELIEHVARLFGGRGRPMPENNLRQADVPKGGDVIPNPIGTAPGLRCEVPMPDGEVKIIYAVPGVPYEMTEMITKFVLPDLLERSGERAVIVSRSLKTWGASESGLAEMIAERVDQQTNPTIAFLARGIEGIYVRMTAKAPTEDEARELLDAEDRELRSVLGELVFAVNDDTMESEVLRLCEARGWSLGVAESLTGGFIGARIANVPGASRTFRGSIASYATEVKREILGVTAEHVITEAAAKEMAEGAQRVLGADVGISATGVAGPDEMEGQPVGTVWYGIAVPGHETEAVTARLPFDRERIRQFSTISVLNLLRMRLLALP, from the coding sequence ATGCGGGTTGACGTCCTCGCGATCGGCACCGAATTGCTGCTCGGCCAGATCGTCGACACCAATAGCTCGTGGATCGGGGAGCAGCTGTCGGCGGCGGGCCTCGACACCTGCGAGCACCGCAAGGTGGGCGACAACCTCGGTCGCATGGTGCAGTGCCTGCGTGAGTTGCTCGACCGCGCCGACGCCGTCATCGTGTGCGGCGGCATCGGGCCCACGCCCGACGACGTCACACGTGAGGCGGTCGCCGAGGTGATGGGCGTCGAGCTCGAGCGTCGCGAGGAGCTCATCGAGCACGTCGCTCGGCTCTTCGGAGGTCGTGGTCGCCCGATGCCCGAGAACAACCTGCGGCAGGCCGACGTGCCGAAGGGCGGCGACGTGATCCCGAACCCGATCGGCACCGCGCCCGGGCTGCGGTGCGAGGTCCCGATGCCGGACGGGGAGGTGAAGATCATCTACGCGGTGCCCGGCGTGCCGTACGAGATGACCGAGATGATCACGAAGTTCGTGCTGCCCGACCTGCTCGAGCGGTCGGGGGAGCGAGCGGTGATCGTGTCGCGGTCGCTGAAGACGTGGGGCGCCTCGGAGTCGGGGCTCGCGGAGATGATCGCCGAACGGGTCGACCAGCAGACGAACCCCACCATCGCGTTCCTCGCGCGAGGGATCGAGGGCATCTACGTGCGCATGACCGCCAAGGCGCCCACCGAGGACGAAGCGCGCGAGTTGCTCGACGCGGAAGACCGTGAGCTGCGCTCGGTGCTCGGCGAGTTGGTGTTCGCGGTGAACGACGACACGATGGAGTCGGAAGTGTTGCGGCTGTGCGAGGCGCGCGGTTGGTCGCTCGGCGTCGCCGAGTCGCTCACCGGCGGGTTCATCGGCGCGCGCATCGCCAACGTTCCCGGCGCGAGCCGCACGTTCCGCGGCTCGATCGCGTCCTACGCCACCGAAGTGAAGCGCGAGATCCTCGGCGTGACCGCCGAGCACGTCATCACCGAAGCCGCGGCGAAGGAGATGGCCGAGGGCGCACAGCGCGTGCTCGGCGCCGACGTCGGGATCTCCGCCACGGGCGTGGCGGGCCCCGACGAGATGGAGGGCCAGCCCGTCGGCACGGTCTGGTACGGGATCGCGGTCCCGGGCCACGAGACCGAGGCGGTCACCGCGCGGCTGCCGTTCGACCGCGAGCGCATCCGGCAGTTCTCCACGATCTCGGTGCTCAACCTGCTGCGAATGCGACTCCTCGCGCTGCCTTGA
- the thpR gene encoding RNA 2',3'-cyclic phosphodiesterase gives MTTLRRAFVAVVPPPEVLDAVERAVAPVRPVGPPRLNWTHAGQWHLTLQFLGSIDDADELTDALRWGLHGMPPVTLALGGAGAFPSTSRAAVVWIGLDEGEPELARLADAVQRATEPLGYEPEQRDFSPHLTIARSHRARPLANLVHSLGDGPVGPLWDVSEVLLMESDTRWDGAVYREVASFPLGGAV, from the coding sequence GTGACCACTTTGCGGCGCGCCTTCGTCGCGGTCGTGCCGCCGCCCGAGGTGCTCGACGCGGTGGAGCGTGCGGTCGCGCCCGTCCGCCCGGTCGGACCGCCTCGTCTGAACTGGACGCACGCGGGGCAGTGGCACCTCACCCTCCAGTTCCTCGGATCTATCGACGACGCCGACGAGCTCACCGATGCCCTGCGCTGGGGGCTCCACGGCATGCCCCCCGTGACGCTCGCGCTGGGTGGCGCGGGAGCGTTCCCGTCGACGTCGCGCGCCGCGGTGGTGTGGATCGGGCTCGACGAGGGTGAGCCCGAGCTCGCGCGGCTGGCCGACGCGGTGCAGCGCGCGACCGAGCCGCTCGGCTACGAGCCGGAGCAGCGCGACTTCAGCCCACACCTCACGATCGCGCGCTCGCATCGGGCGCGGCCGTTGGCGAACCTCGTGCACTCGCTGGGCGACGGCCCGGTCGGTCCGCTCTGGGACGTCTCCGAGGTGCTGCTGATGGAGAGCGATACTCGCTGGGACGGCGCCGTCTACCGCGAGGTGGCGAGCTTCCCGCTCGGCGGAGCGGTGTAG